In Cryptomeria japonica chromosome 10, Sugi_1.0, whole genome shotgun sequence, a genomic segment contains:
- the LOC131858894 gene encoding uncharacterized protein LOC131858894, with product MKKNATRTYWDEKMKGCWEGLSIPPFVGDGPEGNLRRRADCRWHPLGEGWLKLNFDGVSWSKQGVAGIGCSVHNWEGKEIAFWAFPVGIKSNNLAELMALVEGLHLCRKLGVKKLDIEGDYAIIVNALKKGSMPNWRLNTLLSRAIDLCRGFERFTVNHIYRESNKRADELANMGADVIHLLSNLI from the coding sequence ATGAAGAAGAATGCCACTAGAacctattgggatgaaaagatgaaaggTTGTTGGGAGGGTCTATCTATCCCACCCTTTGTGGGGGATGGTCCTGAGGGAAATCTTAGGAGAAGAGCTGATTGTAGATGGCATCCTCTAGGCGAGGGATGGcttaagttaaactttgatggggtgtCCTGGAGCAAACAAGGAGTGGCAGGCATAGGATGCTCTGTCCATAACTGGGAAGGTAAAGAAATAGCCTTCTGGGCATTCCCTGTAGGCATCAAATCCAATAACTTGGCGGAATTAATGGCCTTGGTGGAAGGCCtgcatctttgtaggaaattaggAGTGAAGAAATTGGATATTGAAGGGGATtatgctataattgtcaatgctctcaAAAAAGGCAGCATGCCCAATTGGAGACTCAACACCCTACTGTCTCGGGCCATTGATTTATGCCGAGGGTTTGAGAGGTTCACGGtcaatcatatctatagggaaAGTAACAAAAGGGCGGATGAGTTAGCTAACATGGGAGCGGATGTCATCCATCTCCTCTCAAACCTCATTTGA